One segment of Acidobacteriota bacterium DNA contains the following:
- a CDS encoding dihydroorotate dehydrogenase-like protein: protein MNMETEYLGMTLKNPIVPSSSPLSHSVDSIRRLEDAGASAVVMYSLFEEQITSESFYLDYYLSHGTDSYAESLSYFPEMQTYNVGPDEYLELIRRAKEAVEIPIIGSLNGTSTGGWIDYACRIEEAGANALELNVYYIPTSTYLMGAEVEYIYTDILHDVKSAIEIPVAMKLSPYFSSTANMAQRLADGGADGLVLFNRFYQPDLDIEKLEVVSRLVLSNSDELRLPLCWVGLLYGRVNVDFAITSGVHTHQDALKGLMAGAKVTMMASELLQNGINRIGEILDEMKRWMEEHEYSSVRQMIGSMSQQNVVETAAFERANYMKMLASYRPLS from the coding sequence ATGAATATGGAAACGGAATACTTGGGGATGACGCTTAAGAATCCGATCGTGCCTTCGTCATCGCCGCTGTCGCACAGTGTTGACAGCATCCGGCGTCTTGAAGACGCGGGCGCTTCTGCCGTGGTCATGTATTCGCTATTTGAAGAACAGATAACGAGCGAGAGTTTCTATCTCGACTATTATCTCAGCCACGGCACCGACAGCTACGCGGAGTCGCTTAGCTATTTCCCCGAGATGCAGACTTACAACGTCGGCCCCGATGAATATCTCGAGCTAATCCGCCGAGCGAAGGAAGCGGTCGAAATTCCCATCATCGGCAGCCTCAACGGCACTTCTACGGGCGGCTGGATCGACTACGCTTGCCGCATCGAAGAAGCGGGCGCCAACGCCTTGGAGCTGAATGTCTATTACATCCCGACCAGCACCTATCTGATGGGCGCCGAAGTCGAATACATCTACACTGACATTCTGCACGACGTGAAAAGCGCGATAGAGATTCCCGTCGCGATGAAGCTGAGTCCATACTTCAGCTCGACTGCCAACATGGCGCAGCGACTCGCCGATGGAGGCGCCGACGGACTGGTGTTGTTCAACCGGTTCTATCAACCTGACCTGGATATTGAAAAGCTCGAAGTTGTCTCGCGACTCGTGTTGAGCAACTCAGATGAACTGCGGCTGCCCTTATGTTGGGTGGGCCTGTTGTACGGCCGCGTAAATGTGGACTTCGCTATCACAAGCGGCGTGCATACTCACCAAGATGCGCTCAAAGGGCTGATGGCTGGCGCTAAGGTGACGATGATGGCCTCAGAGCTCTTGCAGAATGGAATCAATCGCATCGGTGAGATTCTCGATGAAATGAAACGTTGGATGGAAGAGCACGAGTACAGCTCGGTTAGACAGATGATCGGAAGCATGAGCCAGCAAAACGTCGTCGAGACAGCCGCATTCGAGCGGGCGAACTACATGAAGATGCTGGCGTCGTATCGACCGCTTAGTTAG